A region of the Amycolatopsis sp. cg13 genome:
CGGCGCCTTCTACCGCGCGATCCTGGAATACACCGCAGACCCGGCACAACTCGAAACCCTGCTGACCAGACTGGACGACACCCGCAAGAGCATCCCCAGAGCAGACTGGCTCAACGTCCCCTGCGGCCAGTAACCCTGCCCCAAGTCCGTGAGGGGAACCCTGAGGAACTCTGATTCCCTGAGGGTTCCCCTCACGTCCCTAAAACCGCACCCACGCACTCAACCAGCGTTGCACCCACACCACCCCCGCACCCCGATACGAAGCCAAAATGCGGCCTCAGACCGTCATCACAATCAGGCTTCGGGGTGCCCCACGCAACCAGGGACGGCAATGTCGCCGCCAGGCGACGAGCCGAACACACAGCAGCGCAAGGATTCACCCGCTCGCCTGCCCGGTCAGCGGTACCCCCGTAACCACAACCCCACTTAGCGTCACCCACGCAGTAATTGACCGACCCGGAAGGACCGAGCAATGATCAAACGCCTGTTCCAGACCGTCCTGCGGCACGGATGCTGCTCCGCCTGCACCGGCAAGGGCTGCGGCTGCTGCGCCAACTGCCACTGACCCCTGAGGGGCCCGGCACGAACGCCGGGCCCCACCACGTCACCTCTTCAACCCGCGAATCAACAACATCACCGACCCGAGCACGTCAGCCCGAGACCGGCCAGGATGAAACACCTGCCAGTCCAACGCCACCACGAGCATCGTCCCAAAAACCCCAGCAGCGGCAGTCGCGATATCCAACCCCTCAGGCAACCGCCCAGCCGCACCCAACCGCTCCAACTGCGCCTTGACGACCGCAATCAACTCTTCCCGCAACAAAGCCAACGTGTCATGCCACCGCCCAGGCGTATGCCACAGTTCGCTGACCACGATCTGAGAAAACCCCGGATACTCTGCGATGAACTCCAGCGTCGTATCCACCTGCGCCTCGATCACCGCCAACGGGTCAGCATCCGTCCCCGCGGCCCGCAGCCGCCCGGCGAGCAGGTCAACGCCGAACCGAAGCAGAGCGTCGACCAGCCCGTCCTTGGACCCGAAGTTGTAGTAAACGGTCCCTTTCGCGACCCCAGCCTCCGCCGCGATGTCGTCCACCGTCAGCCCGACGAGGCCACGGCTAGCCGAAAGCCGCAACGTGGCCTCGAAGAGCTTCCGCTTGGTCGCTTCTCTCACAGGCTCAGCTCGGGCTTGAGCGCCGAGACCGACCACACCCGGTGTTTGCGCGCGGCGAGAGCAGACAGCAGGATCCCGCCGACGAGGTACGCCACCAGCACCCCGATGTCACCGAGGATCTGCATCGACGCGCCGGTATAGAGCAGATGCCGGAACCCGTCGATCGCATAACCCATCGGCAGCACTATGTGCAGCGGATACAGCGCGTCCGGAATCGTCTGCCAGGGGAACGTGCCGCCCGCGCTCACCAATTGCAGCACCAGCAGCACCAGCCCGAGGAACTTGCCCACGGCACCGAAGAGCGCGTTGAGCGCGTGCACGATCGACGTGAAGGCCAGCGACACCAGACAGGCGAATCCGATCGCGCCCAACGGATGCGCCACGTGAATGCCGACCAGCCAGGTCACCGCGGCGAACAGCACGATCACCTGCCCCAGGCCCAGCACGGCCGAGGACAGCCAGCCGCCGAGCGCGACCCGCAGCGGCGACGCGCCGGCGGTGAGCGCGCGCGTCGATAGCGGGCGGATCAGCAGGAACAGCACGAACGCGCCGATCCAGGTGGCCAGCGAGATGAAGAACGGCGCGAGCCCGGCGCCGTAAGTCCCCGCCGACGCCACGCCGTTCGACGTGACCGCGACCGGGTCGGCGATCGTGTTCGCGGTGGCGGTGCGGGTCGGATCGTCCGGGTTCGGGATCTGCGACAGCCCGGCGGCGAGCCCGTCGCGCAGCTTCGCCGAACCGTCGGCGAGCTGATCGGTGCCGGTGACCGCGGTCTTCTCGCCGTCGTTGAGCTTCGCCGAACCGTCGCGCAGCTGGTTCGCGCCGTCGGACGCCTGCGCGATCCCGTTGGCCAGCTGCGGCGAGGCCGACGCGAGCTGATGTGCCCCGTCGGACACCTGCCGGGCGCCGCTGGAGAGCTTCTGCAGGTCTCCGTTGGCGGACTGGATCTTCCCGTTCGCCTGGTTCGCGTCCGTGCGCAGCTTGTCGTAGTCGGCCAGGATCGAGTCCTTGAGGTTCTCCGGCATCCCGGATTCCTGCAGCTTCGCGGCCAGCTGGCTGCGATAGCCGTCGATCCGGCCCATCACGTCGGAGGAAGCCGACGCGGCCAGCGAGCCCGCGCTCGCCACTTTCTGGTTGCCGTCGGCCACCTGGCCCGCCCCGTCGGCGAGCTTCTGGGTCTGGCTCGGCAGCGACGCGGTGCTCGATTTGAGCGTGCCCAATCCGGTGGCGAGACTGCTCGACCCGGTCGCGAGCTGGCTCGCCCCGTCGGCCAGTTGATGTTGCCCCGTCTGGAGTTTCGCCGCGCCGTCGGCGAGCTGCTTCGCCCCGTCGGTGGCTTCGGAGATCTTGCCGTAGATGGTGGAGAAGCCGACGAGGAACTTGTCCGCGGCCTCGCTGCCCACCTTCTCCGCGATCGTCTTGCGGACCTGGTCGGCGACTTGTTTCGCGATGGTGCCGGACAGATAGTTGTTGGCGTCGTTGGTGGTCAGCGTGATGGTCGCCTGCTGCGGCTCGAAATTGCCGGACGACAGCAGCGCCTTCGAGAAGTCGTGCGGAATGCCGATGGCGAACGAGTACTTGTCGTCCCGCACGCCGTCCCGAGCGTCCTTTTCGGACACTTGATGCCACTGGAAGGTGCCGGACTTCACCAGTTCGTCGGTGACCTCGCGGCCGACGTTGCGCTCGGCTCCGTTGGGGTCCTTCGCACCCGCGTCTTCGGTGAAGACGGCGGCGGGCAGCTTGTCGAGGCGGCCGTACGGGTCGTAGTTCGCGTAGAGGTAGAACGACGCGTACAGCAACGGCACCATGACGAGCGCGAACATGGCGAGCTTCGGCAGCGTCCCGGTGGACAGCCTGCGCAGTTCGTTGCGCGCGATCCGGAACGCGTTCAGTCCGCCGGCCCGCTTGTGGGGGGTGGTCATGCCCGGTCTCCCTCGGAGTTCTCGGTTTCGGCGGTCAGTTCGGCGGTTTCCGGGAGCTGCTTGGTCTGCTCGGCCTCCGCTTCAGCGGGTTCTGGCGGGGCGTACAGCCGGATCGGATCCGGTTGCTCGGCCTCGCCGACCTTCGCGGGCGGATAGGGGAGCGCCGATTCCGGCGTCGTCGCGGCCAGCACGGCCACCGCGAACCCGCGGGCGGCGTGCTCCTTCGCGACGGCGGTCCAGGAGGCGACGTCGCTGGTGTGCCGGTCCGGCGTGTCGAGGACGAGCACGCGCACACCGTCGCGTTCGGCGGCCAGCGCGGTGAGCAGCCGGGTGCGCAGCGCGGGTTCGAGGCTCTCGAACCGGCTGTCGGCGTACGGCCCCGCGTCGTGTTGCGAGAGCCAAGCCGTGACCGCATCCTTGCCGGACGGGCGGTGCGCGAGCGCCAGCTCTTCGCCGGCGACGACGCGCAGCGACAAGGCCTCGTCCGGCTCGCTGACCCCCGGCGAGTCCACCACGGCCACGAGCCGCCGCAGGTCGCCCTCGGGATCGGCGGTGACGGTGCCGGTGGTCGGCTTCAGCCGCCCGGCCAGCGCGAGCGCCAGCGCGGTGATGCCGACGCCCGGCTCGCCGTGCACCACGGTGAGGCGGCCCTCCTCGACGGTGAGCGAGGTAGGCGGCAACAAGGGGCCGTGGGGACCCTTCAGGGACACCCGGTCGGCACGGACCTGCACAGGACACACTCCACGGATTTTGAACTGACCAGTCAGTTCAAAAGTTAGTCCTGACCTGGCGGCGTCGGCAAGGCGGCTCGCCGGACGTCACACCAAAGAGCGGAAAGCTCAGCGCAGGGCCCACGCAGGGTGTGCTTCCCAGGACGTCCACAGCGGCCGGTAGCCCTGCCGGTGCCAGAACACCGACGACAGGGGATTGGTCGGGTTGTAATAGAGATAGGTGCCGGTCGCGCCCTGGTTCAGCAGCTCGCGGTGCGCGCGGGCCATCAGTGCGCGGCCGATCCCGCTGCCGCGGTTGGCCGGGGCAGTGACGACGTTGTTCACGTACCCCCAGCGCCCGGACGGCAGCAGTTCGGCGGCCTCGCTGCCAGGCGTGGATTCGACCCAGTCGCATTGCGCGAGCGCGGCCGCTTCGCCGTCGACCTCGGCGAGCCAGGTCGCCTTCTCGCCAAGCGCGCGGCGCAATGCCGGGCCGAGCAGTTCCGCGGTCTGCTCGCGTTTCCGGTGCGCGACAAGGCCGGTGTAGTCGAACGTCGCCGTGCACAACGCCAGCGCCGCCGGGTAGTCGTCCGGCCCGGCGAGGCGGATCGACGCGTCCGTCTCGACGTCCTCTGGCACGACAGCGCGGCGAACGGCCAGCGCGGACAACGGAACCAGGCCGTGGTCGAGGAAAGCCCGGATGGCTTCGGCGTCGCGGCTCGGCCAGTTGACGACGCACGCCGAATCAGCGCCCGGCGCTTCAGTGTCCACTTGGGACCGAAGCGCGCCGAGCAGTGCGTCGAATCCTTCGGTGCCCGCCGTTTCCGGATCCGGGAACAGCTGCCACACCTCGGCCGCCGACCACAGCAGGGGAGCGTCGCCCGGGCCGTGCCGGTAGCGCTGGAGCATCGCGGAAACCTGCGTGCCCGACGCGGTCACCGCGCGCAGCCGGTCGCCGCTCGCGAGCGGAACGGGCGGCGGCAGGAGCGGGTCGAGTTCGGCGAATCGGCCTGCGGAGCTCACCAGCGCAGCGTAGCCGGTCAGTCGCGGCGCGTGCGGAAGATCGCGGTGCCGGGGAACAGTCTGCCGCGCAGCGGGCTCCACTGGCCCCAGGTGCGCGTGTGGCCCGCCGGCCACTCCGGCTCGACGAGGTCTTCCAGCGCGAAGCCCGCGGCGGCGAGCGCGCGCACGTAGTCGCCGAGCGTGCGGTGGTATTCGACGTACGTGGCCGTGCCGTCGTCGTCCACCTCGACGTACGGCGTGCGGTCGAAGTACGGCTGGGTCGCGGTGAGCCCCTGCGGCCCGGGATCGTCCGGGAAGATCCACCGCATCGGGTGCGTCACCGAGAAAACCCACGGTGCCCCGGGACGCAGCACGCGACGCACTTCGCCGAACACCGTCTCCAGCGACGGCACGAAGGGGAGTGCGCCGAACGCGGAGCACGCGATGTCGAAACTAGCGTCGGCGAACGGGAGCCGCTCGGCGTTCGCCTGCACGAGGGGGACCGCGGCGCCGGTGCGGGCGTTCCCCTCGCGGGCGTGCCGGAGCATGCCGCCGGACAGATCGGTGGCGACGGGTTCGGCTCCGGCGGCGGCGAGCCAGCGCGAGCACGCGGCCTGTCCGCAGCCGACCTCGAGCACGCGCCGTCCGCGCACGTCGCCGAGCAGTCGCGCGTCCTCCTCGCGGATTCCCTCCGGGCACCAGACGAAATCGGCGTCGCCGAGGAATCCGCCGTGGGTAGCCTGGTAGTCGTCGGCATCCGCGTCCCACCAGGCCAGGTTCGCCGCTTCGGCCTCGTTCCCGCCGACTTCGCGGTGGGCGACGCCGACGGTGCCGAGCCGTTCTTCAGCGCTCGCGTGGCTGGCCGCCG
Encoded here:
- a CDS encoding TetR/AcrR family transcriptional regulator; this translates as MREATKRKLFEATLRLSASRGLVGLTVDDIAAEAGVAKGTVYYNFGSKDGLVDALLRFGVDLLAGRLRAAGTDADPLAVIEAQVDTTLEFIAEYPGFSQIVVSELWHTPGRWHDTLALLREELIAVVKAQLERLGAAGRLPEGLDIATAAAGVFGTMLVVALDWQVFHPGRSRADVLGSVMLLIRGLKR
- a CDS encoding YhgE/Pip family protein, whose product is MNAFRIARNELRRLSTGTLPKLAMFALVMVPLLYASFYLYANYDPYGRLDKLPAAVFTEDAGAKDPNGAERNVGREVTDELVKSGTFQWHQVSEKDARDGVRDDKYSFAIGIPHDFSKALLSSGNFEPQQATITLTTNDANNYLSGTIAKQVADQVRKTIAEKVGSEAADKFLVGFSTIYGKISEATDGAKQLADGAAKLQTGQHQLADGASQLATGSSSLATGLGTLKSSTASLPSQTQKLADGAGQVADGNQKVASAGSLAASASSDVMGRIDGYRSQLAAKLQESGMPENLKDSILADYDKLRTDANQANGKIQSANGDLQKLSSGARQVSDGAHQLASASPQLANGIAQASDGANQLRDGSAKLNDGEKTAVTGTDQLADGSAKLRDGLAAGLSQIPNPDDPTRTATANTIADPVAVTSNGVASAGTYGAGLAPFFISLATWIGAFVLFLLIRPLSTRALTAGASPLRVALGGWLSSAVLGLGQVIVLFAAVTWLVGIHVAHPLGAIGFACLVSLAFTSIVHALNALFGAVGKFLGLVLLVLQLVSAGGTFPWQTIPDALYPLHIVLPMGYAIDGFRHLLYTGASMQILGDIGVLVAYLVGGILLSALAARKHRVWSVSALKPELSL
- a CDS encoding ATP-binding cassette domain-containing protein; amino-acid sequence: MQVRADRVSLKGPHGPLLPPTSLTVEEGRLTVVHGEPGVGITALALALAGRLKPTTGTVTADPEGDLRRLVAVVDSPGVSEPDEALSLRVVAGEELALAHRPSGKDAVTAWLSQHDAGPYADSRFESLEPALRTRLLTALAAERDGVRVLVLDTPDRHTSDVASWTAVAKEHAARGFAVAVLAATTPESALPYPPAKVGEAEQPDPIRLYAPPEPAEAEAEQTKQLPETAELTAETENSEGDRA
- a CDS encoding GNAT family N-acetyltransferase; the protein is MVSSAGRFAELDPLLPPPVPLASGDRLRAVTASGTQVSAMLQRYRHGPGDAPLLWSAAEVWQLFPDPETAGTEGFDALLGALRSQVDTEAPGADSACVVNWPSRDAEAIRAFLDHGLVPLSALAVRRAVVPEDVETDASIRLAGPDDYPAALALCTATFDYTGLVAHRKREQTAELLGPALRRALGEKATWLAEVDGEAAALAQCDWVESTPGSEAAELLPSGRWGYVNNVVTAPANRGSGIGRALMARAHRELLNQGATGTYLYYNPTNPLSSVFWHRQGYRPLWTSWEAHPAWALR
- a CDS encoding class I SAM-dependent methyltransferase, yielding MPEPAAAPAASHASAEERLGTVGVAHREVGGNEAEAANLAWWDADADDYQATHGGFLGDADFVWCPEGIREEDARLLGDVRGRRVLEVGCGQAACSRWLAAAGAEPVATDLSGGMLRHAREGNARTGAAVPLVQANAERLPFADASFDIACSAFGALPFVPSLETVFGEVRRVLRPGAPWVFSVTHPMRWIFPDDPGPQGLTATQPYFDRTPYVEVDDDGTATYVEYHRTLGDYVRALAAAGFALEDLVEPEWPAGHTRTWGQWSPLRGRLFPGTAIFRTRRD